A region from the Prinia subflava isolate CZ2003 ecotype Zambia chromosome 30, Cam_Psub_1.2, whole genome shotgun sequence genome encodes:
- the LOC134562697 gene encoding serine/threonine-protein kinase pim-2-like, translated as MQSSKRGDSSGTAQESGLWVWAAQGQVPVFGQAQGLPPGRAGLGRGTDTRTNGPGASAAAAAATLQSLRTLRPSPSLVPPLPLPLPHSCTLSRCPFPGLPSPSRCPRPGLSFSPAGPGHAPGPPPARAGLPRPRPRASPRGLAWARLWPCWRWRCWAGISAWGWGGIAALWLRLGRARPRPRCRPRARRRLLPGPAEDTRGAAAPAASAAASPARAPPLGSAAAGPEPPGPGAGGDARPGPLGGRSGAVSGPGPSADGRVSPAGKAQEALQDRYRLGSLLGRGGFGSVYSGTRVSDGAPVAIKCVPRDRIRLWGELPNGARAPLEIVLLDKVSAGCAGVIQLLEWLYLRNSFLLVLERPERCQDLSAFLAERRFLPEEEARALFRQVLEAVRHCTSCGVLRRDIKPENIRLDLATGELKLIDFGCGAFCCLQAVDEGEEESQLPSRYIPKSSAAPVSLPVTAFLQDTAYTQLAGTLSYSPPEWIHQQRYHGKAATIWSLGLLLYHLVMGKHPFRRGQQIIWGRILFPRWLSPECQDVIKRCLSMQPLDRPSLEDLFSDPWLQGVHLP; from the exons atgcAGAGCAGCAAGCGAGGGGATTCCTCTGGCACCGCGCAGGAGTCAGGACTCTGGgtctgggctgcacagggccaagttcccgtgtttggacaggctcaggggctgcccccgGGGCGCGCGGGGCTCGGCCGTGGAACGGACACGCGGACAAACGGCCCCGGGGCttcggcggcagcggcggcagcgacTCTACAGAGTCTACGAACTCTGCGACCCTCCCCATCTCTcgttcctcctctccctctccctctcccacattCCTGCACTCTCTCCCGGTGTCCCTTTCCCggtctccccagcccctctcggTGTCCCCGTCCCGgcctttccttctcccctgccgggccgggccatgcccccggcccgcccccggcccgggcggggctgccccggccccgtCCCCGGGCGTCCCCCCGCGGTCTCGCCTGGGCCCGGCTCTGGCCGTGCTGGCGGTGGCgctgctgggcagggatcagtgcctggggctggggcggcATCGCCGCCCTTTGGCTGCGCCTGGGCCGGGCACGGCCTCGGCCCCGGTGCCGACCCCGAGCCCGGCGCCGCCTCCTCCCGGGCCCCGCGGAGGACACACGcggcgcggccgctcccgccgcctccgcTGCGGCTTCCCCGGCCCGAGCTCCGCCGCTCGGCAGCGCAGCCGCCGGCCCCGAACCGCCGGGGCCCGGCGCGGGTGGGGATGCCCGGCCCGGGCCGCTCGGGGGGCGCTCGGGGGCCGTGTCtggccccgggccgagcgctgacGGCCGCGTGTCGCCCGCAGGGAAGGCgcaggaggccctgcaggacCGGTACCGGCTGGGTTCGCTGCTGGGGCGCGGAGGATTCGGCAGCGTCTACTCGGGGACACGAGTGTCGGACGGCGCCCCG GTGGCCATCAAATGCGTGCCGCGGGATCGCATCCGGCTCTGGGgcgagctg CCCAACGGCGCCCGTGCGCCCCTGGAGATCGTGCTGCTGGACAAGGTGTccgctggctgtgctggtgtcatTCAGCTCCTGGAGTGGCTTTATCTCCGCAACAGCTTCTTGTTGGTGCTGGAGCGTCCGGAGCGGTGCCAGGACCTGTCGGCTTTCCTGGCAGAGCGGAGGTTCCTGCCGGAGGAGGAGGCGCGGGCGCTGTtccgccaggtgctggaggccgtgcggcactgcaccagctgcgggGTCCTGCGCAGGGACATCAAGCCCGAGAACATCCGGCTCGACTTGGCCACCGGAGAGCTCAAACTCATCGACTTTGGCTGTGGCGCCTTCTGTTGCCTTCAG GCTGTggatgagggggaggaagagtcCCAGCTGCCTTCCCGTTACATTCCGAAATCTTCCGCGGCGCCTGTGTCCTTGCCTGTCACAGCCTTCCTCCAAGACACAGCCTACACCCAGTTGGCAG GAACCCTGTCCTACAGCCCACCAGAGTGGATCCACCAGCAGCGCTACCACGGCAAGGCAGCAACGATCTGGTCCCTGGGCCTCCTGCTGTACCACCTGGTCATGGGGAAGCACCCGTTCAGGAGGGGCCAGCAGATCATCTGGGGCCGCATCTTGTTCCCACGATGGCTCTCTCCAG AGTGCCAGGATGTCATTAAGAGGTGTTTGTCCATGCAACCCTTGGACAGGCCATCCTTAGAAGACCTCTTCAGTGATCCTTGGCTGCAGGGTGTTCATCTGCCCTAG